ATTTAATGAAAGTAGCGGAAGAGTAATAGATGACTCACTAGCTAATAAAATAAGCACCACATTCTACAAACGTGATGAATTGGTTTACCGACTGTTCAACTATCTGGAAAATGGATACCGTAAAATTGAACCTGTTTCAGCTATTACAGATGATAACCTAAAGCTACAGCTGTTCCTTCCTCTCAGCAAAGATTTTGGAGATAGCAGATATATCTGTGGCTTCATACTGGAACCTGCTTCTTTTATCCAGAATGTACTTGGCCCAAAAATACAGGCAGTTACACAAGAGAAGTTTATTATTTCTGCTCATCAGGAGGAGGATAATACGCTTATCTACACTACTGATGCAGAAAGTGAAAGCGGAAGACAGCTGCACCAATTACCTTTCTGGCTATTTCCAGACTTTTACCTTACTATTGACCTTAATGGACAGACCATTGAAGCGCTGGCACAAAACCGAATAAAAAATGATTTGATGCTCATTATTGGCCTTAACATCATCATACTACTCGGGGTGTGGTTTGTTTTTAGGAATATTAAAAGAGAGGTAGAGCTCGCTCAGCTTAAGTCAGATTTTGTATCTAATGTTTCGCATGAGTTACGCACCCCCCTATCACTCATCAGTATGTTTGCCGAAACTCTGATGCTGAACCGTGTACGTACAGAGGAACGTAAGCATGACTATTATAAAATAATCAGCCAGGAAACTGTCCGTCTTACAGCGATGGTCAATAAAATCCTGAACTTTTCTAAAATTGAAGCCGGTAAAAGAATTTATAGCCTGCAATCCATAAACTTAAATGAAATTGTAAAAGAAGTTATTGAGGCTTATGAGTTTCACATTACGCAGCAAGGCTTTAGCTATGACTTTAAGGCTGCCGATCAACAGTTATTAATATCAGGAGACCATGAAGCGATTACAGAAGCGATTATTAATTTGCTTGATAATGCAGTAAAATACAGCCCTAAAGAAAAATCTATCAGAGTAAGTACCGGACATACGGATCAGTATCATTTTGTAGAAGTCTCAGATAAGGGTCAGGGAATTTCAGACACCCACCGCAAAGCTATTTTTGATAAATTTTATCGCGCTACCAGCGGTAACGTACAAAGCGTAAAGGGCACAGGCCTGGGCTTATCCTTGGTAAAACATATTATGGATGCTCACAATGGGCGGATAGAGGTAATTAGTAGCCTGGGAGAGGGTAGTATATTCAGGCTATGTTTTCCGAAGAAATATAAAATCACAAAACTTTTAGAAAGTACATGAGCCAGATACTCATAGTAGAAGACGAACCCAGCATGATTTTGGGGTTACAGGATAATCTTGAATTTGAAGGCTATGAAGTTGAAACCATAGAAGATGGTAAACAGGGCTTGGAAAAGATACTGGCAGGTAACTACAGCCTCGTACTTCTGGATGTAATGCTGCCTAGCATGTCGGGCTTTGATATTTGCAGGCAGGTAAGAAACAGTCAGAAAGACACCCCCATCATTTTACTAACGGCAAAAGGTGAAGAAATAGACAAAGTACTCGGACTTGAACTTGGGGCTGACGATTATATTACTAAGCCATTTAGTATCAGAGAGTTACTTGCAAGAATTAAAGCAGTACTCAGGCGTGGAAACAACCCTGGACATACAGATGAAAGCAAAATTCAGATAGGCAGGCTAAGTTTAGATTTTCAGAGTTATACAGCAGATGAGGGAGGTAAGAGCGTGAAAATGTCGTATCGGGAGTTTGAAGTTCTTAAGTACCTTTGGGAACATAAAAACGAAACTGTAAGCCGATACGACTTGTTAGACAATATTTGGGGCTACGAAGATGAGCAGCCCACCACACGTACGATAGACAATTTTATAGTAAAACTTAGAAACAAGATAGAAGCAAACTCTAATGACCCCAGAATTATTCTGACAGTGCATGGCATTGGCTACAAAATGCTTATCCAGCAGTAGCCTGTAGTTGCTTCTTATCTGTATTAGACGCTCTTAACTCCATAAGGTAGTTTGACACCAGCACTCTAATGTTCTGAGGACGTCCGTATCTTTCGTTTTCCAACTTATCGTGATAAATAGCTTTGTTCTCCATTATCGTATTATTTTAAGTTGATAATGCTAAGATACACATTAATACTTAAAATACGAATCAAATAATACTTTTTTTAAGTATTGTTTTATCCTGTTACTCACCGGTAATTAATCACCTTTTTCTCTTTAAGTCCTGCATGACAACTTTTTACATTCTGTTACCCAGCTATGGCAAATACTTTTCGTTATAGGTATACATTAGATTAAACAACACAGTCCCAAAAATGAAAATGCTTGTATTGAGTACCCTTCTTACTCTACTCAACCTGCTTACATTTGCCAGAGACTTTGAGATAGAGTATGTAGATATTGTATATCTTGAAGATAAGCCTATCATCGCAGCCAGCCTGAATGGTAAAGTAGCATACTTTCTAGTAGACACCGGCTCTGATATCTCTATCATTGACGAAAACGTAGCAGAAGAATATGGTTTTCGTACTATTGTAAACAATGACCTGAACTATCAGATTGAGGGGTTACAAGGCAACAAAAAAGCACTTAAATGGGCAAAAGGTTGTGA
This window of the Porifericola rhodea genome carries:
- a CDS encoding retropepsin-like aspartic protease — its product is MKMLVLSTLLTLLNLLTFARDFEIEYVDIVYLEDKPIIAASLNGKVAYFLVDTGSDISIIDENVAEEYGFRTIVNNDLNYQIEGLQGNKKALKWAKGCELIMGKGEIKARFFTLDIQHLSNSLRKKTHIEIQGIIGSDIMKKYNFRIDYKNLKIGYLNKHVIAHESNTNSSLAYYTLIRKGWQEVSSNHIY
- a CDS encoding response regulator transcription factor is translated as MSQILIVEDEPSMILGLQDNLEFEGYEVETIEDGKQGLEKILAGNYSLVLLDVMLPSMSGFDICRQVRNSQKDTPIILLTAKGEEIDKVLGLELGADDYITKPFSIRELLARIKAVLRRGNNPGHTDESKIQIGRLSLDFQSYTADEGGKSVKMSYREFEVLKYLWEHKNETVSRYDLLDNIWGYEDEQPTTRTIDNFIVKLRNKIEANSNDPRIILTVHGIGYKMLIQQ
- a CDS encoding sensor histidine kinase → MNKSLAKIGIVLLLIFVLPAVFFSVYQINSLNKNELIIEEIYNNQLDAILFSVNQYSADVLNAWASEADLLLDDSTTFHAQRLNTFFAEKPDLSYIFVVDSANFNQVQLFNESSGRVIDDSLANKISTTFYKRDELVYRLFNYLENGYRKIEPVSAITDDNLKLQLFLPLSKDFGDSRYICGFILEPASFIQNVLGPKIQAVTQEKFIISAHQEEDNTLIYTTDAESESGRQLHQLPFWLFPDFYLTIDLNGQTIEALAQNRIKNDLMLIIGLNIIILLGVWFVFRNIKREVELAQLKSDFVSNVSHELRTPLSLISMFAETLMLNRVRTEERKHDYYKIISQETVRLTAMVNKILNFSKIEAGKRIYSLQSINLNEIVKEVIEAYEFHITQQGFSYDFKAADQQLLISGDHEAITEAIINLLDNAVKYSPKEKSIRVSTGHTDQYHFVEVSDKGQGISDTHRKAIFDKFYRATSGNVQSVKGTGLGLSLVKHIMDAHNGRIEVISSLGEGSIFRLCFPKKYKITKLLEST